The following are encoded in a window of Castanea sativa cultivar Marrone di Chiusa Pesio chromosome 5, ASM4071231v1 genomic DNA:
- the LOC142637460 gene encoding putative disease resistance protein At4g27220 yields the protein MEIQAISVAAKIAEYSGKPVGQWLCYSFHYGTNIEKLKSRVMELKAARDRVQHRVTEAVNNIEEIEADVNMWLTKVDDILGKAEEVLDKEEKAKISFSKMACPNLKLRHKHSKKAKKIVQEIDELKNCRFDKVSYRPASKGSVTTTNMDYITFESRRSTVEELMQALVDANINMIGVWGMAGVGKSTLIREVAMKVREKRLFDEVAIATVTHKPDLSQIQGEIADKLDLKLDKETLSGRADLLRKRLAKEKILVILDDIWEKLDLNEIGIPYDGRKIVVTSRNRDILSSDMGAQKDFGLEVLPKEEAWRLFEMLSGDSFKESNLRSIAMEVSIACAGLPLALVTVAKALKNKPVFEWKDALRQLRRPSPRNQKRMQGVIYSAIKLSYSHLESPELKSFFLFCAQNQVFSSIFYKDLLKECFGLHLFHGISTLEEARNRIYTLVRSLKDSGLLLDAPDTDEDVSMHDLTCDVALVIADETQNVLMMRGEGPVVWPDEDDMKMCTSIFVYNSDIHELPDRLECPELICLNVYAKDREGSFKISDTLFKGMRKLKVLDLTYMRLSSLPSSLKLLTNLRTLCLDQCVLGDIAMIGEMKNLEILSLIHSEFEYLPREIGLLTHLRMLDLSNCKKLQVIPANVLSRLILLEELYVGNSFTQWEVEGLNNERASLAELKHLSRLSTLEIHIPDANMMPKDLLFEKLRRYKIFIGDVWDWSDKHENSRVLKLKLNTCNQLESGIEMLFNGIEDLCLDELNGVKSIVYELDMKGFQQLKHLHVQNNAEIKYIIHSRGLVIDDVVFPALKIFSLKNMVNLEGICDAQLPLTSFRDIRIMKVEHCEKLKFVFSSSVAKGLSQLQQLEIKECNIMRAIVVKEDGELEDRDMILFPQLRHLKLQCLPKLVSFLSTQNSIITDVGEIIHEGNLDSQEIPHTGMQPLFNEEVAFPSLETLRISQLENLKIIWHDQLAEDSFFKLQSLFVQDCENLVNIFESNMLTRFQSLERLKVYHCGSLQEVFELQRHNVRESHVVTTIPLKSLRLRRLPKMKQVWNKDPQGIFSFQNLQEIFVWECESLQSLFPASVARFLMQLEDLRIEDCGVEEIISCEEIAKAAARFVFPKVTLLVLRKLPMLKWFCRGLHTSKWPLLTKLEVHACDQIEIFASKILNFQETVEQSDLGTSIQQPLFLVEEGTLFPNLEVLTLSGDFKMKEIQCGQLLEESFYKLKDLCIAGYLAVSDWINFLKRLHSLEKLFVRQTSWEEIFPYEELFDQENNATILAQLRELELYELPTLTHLWKEVTQPSPILYNLENLIVSFCDKLKILVPSSISFQNLTNLEILECHGLINLVTSSTAKSLVQLKKMSVSQCERITEVVVGEGGEVSEVITFTQLIYLKLDSLPNLASFCSESYSFNFPSLEEVIVRQCLEMKTFSYGPLGTPKLKRVQATQEDEWHWKGDLNTTIHWFTQ from the exons ATGGAGATTCAAGCAATTTCAGTTGCTGCTAAAATCGCTGAGTACTCAGGTAAACCAGTTGGCCAGTGGCTATGCTACTCATTTCACTATGGCACCAACATTGAGAAACTGAAGAGTCGGGTCATGGAGTTGAAGGCAGCTAGAGATAGGGTGCAACATCGTGTTACTGAAGCTGTAAACAACATTGAAGAAATTGAAGCTGACGTTAACATGTGGTTGACAAaggttgatgatattttgggaAAGGCCGAGGAAGTTCTTGACAAAGAAGAGAAAGCAAAGATAAGCTTTTCTAAAATGGCATGCCCGAATCTGAAGCTAAGGCATAAGCACAGtaaaaaggcaaaaaagatAGTGCAAGAGATTGATGAACTGAAAAATTGCAGATTTGACAAAGTTTCCTATCGTCCTGCTTCAAAGGGGTCAGTGACTACGACAAATATGGATTACATTACGTTTGAGTCAAGAAGGTCGACTGTGGAGGAACTTATGCAGGCATTGGTAGATGCGAATATCAACATGATTGGGGTGTGGGGGATGGCTGGTGTGGGGAAAAGTACACTGATAAGAGAAGTTGCTAtgaaagtgagggaaaaaaggTTATTTGATGAGGTGGCTATAGCAACTGTGACACATAAACCAGACCTATCACAAATTCAAGGAGAAATTGCGGACAAACTAGATCTAAAGCTTGATAAGGAAACTTTAAGCGGAAGAGCAGATCTTTTAAGAAAGAGGTTAGCAAAAGAGAAGATACTTGTTATCCTAGATGATATATGGGAGAAACTTGATTTGAATGAAATAGGAATTCCTTATGACGGACGCAAAATAGTGGTAACATCTAGGAATAGAGATATATTATCTTCTGATATGGGAGCCCAAAAAGATTTTGGGCTTGAAGTTCTACCCAAAGAAGAAGCATGGCGTTTATTTGAGATGTTGTCAGgtgattctttcaaagaatcGAATTTGCGATCCATAGCAATGGAGGTATCCATAGCGTGTGCAGGTCTACCTCTCGCACTTGTAACAGTTGCAAAGGCATTAAAAAATAAGCCTGTCTTCGAATGGAAGGATGCCCTACGACAACTACGGCGGCCCTCTCCTCGAAACCAGAAAAGAATGCAAGGAGTTATATATTCAGCAATAAAGTTGAGTTACAGTCATCTTGAAAGTCCAGAGCTCAAATCGTTCTTTTTGTTCTGtgctcaaaatcaagttttttcttccattttttataAAGACTTGTTAAAAGAATGTTTTGGGCTGCATTTATTTCATGGCATTAGTACATTGGAAGAAGCAAGAAACAGAATATATACTCTGGTTCGTAGCCTCAAAGACTCTGGCTTATTGTTAGATGCTCCTGATACTGATGAGGATGTCAGTATGCATGATCTTACTTGTGATGTCGCCCTCGTAATTGCAGATGAGACTCAAAATGTGTTAATGATGAGGGGCGAGGGTCCAGTAGTATGGCCAGATGAGGACGATATGAAAATGTGCACATCAATCTTTGTTTATAATAGTGATATTCATGAACTTCCTGACAGGTTGGAATGTCCAGAACTAATATGCTTAAATGTGTATGCCAAAGATAGAGAGGGTTCTTTTAAAATTTCAGACACATTGTTTAAAGGGATGAGAAAGCTAAAAGTTTTAGATTTGACTTATATGCGACTTTCATCACTTCCTTCCTCACTTAAGCTACTTACAAACTTGCGAACATTGTGTCTGGATCAATGTGTGTTGGGAGACATAGCTATGAttggagagatgaaaaatttagaaattctTAGTCTTATTCACTCTGAATTTGAATATTTGCCAAGAGAAATAGGGCTTTTGACTCATTTACGGATGTTGGATTTGAGCAATTGTAAGAAACTTCAAGTGATTCCAGCCAATGTCCTATCACGCTTGATACTATTGGAAGAGTTATATGTCGGCAACAGCTTCACTCAGTGGGAGGTTGAAGGACTCAACAATGAAAGAGCTAGCCTTGCAGAGCTAAAGCATTTATCACGACTAAGCACTCTAGAAATACACATTCCAGATGCCAACATGATGCCAAAAGATTTGTTATTTGAGAAGCTgagaagatacaaaatatttataggAGATGTGTGGGATTGGTCTGACAAACATGAAAACTCAAGAGTGCTAAAACTCAAGCTGAATACATGCAATCAATTGGAGAGTGGGATCGAAATGTTGTTTAATGGAATAGAAGATCTGTGTTTGGACGAGTTAAATGGTGTTAAGAGTATTGTATATGAATTGGATATGAAAGGCTTCCAACAACTAAAGCATCTCCATGTCCAAAACAATGCTGAGATTAAATATATAATCCACTCAAGGGGATTGGTTATTGATGATGTTGTATTTCCTGCTTTAAAgatattttctctcaaaaacatGGTCAACTTGGAAGGAATATGTGATGCCCAACTTCCCTTGACATCCTTTCGTGACATAAGAATTATGAAAGTGGAACATTGTGAGAAACTAAAATTTGTCTTCTCGTCATCTGTAGCTAAGGGTCTTTCACAACTTCAACAATTGGAGATAAAAGAATGCAACATCATGCGAGCAATAGTTGTAAAAGAAGACGGTGAACTTGAAGATAGAGATATGATATTGTTCCCTCAACTACGTCACTTGAAACTACAATGTCTTCCAAAGCTCGTGAGCTTCTTAAGCACACAGAATTCTATCATAACTGATGTTGGAGAAATCATTCACGAGGGTAACCTGGATTCTCAGGAGATCCCACATACAGGCATGCAACCTCTTTTTAATGAGGAG GTTGCATTCCCTAGCTTGGAAACATTGAGAATCTCGCAATTGGAAAACTTGAAAATCATATGGCATGATCAATTAGCTGAAGATTCCTTTTTCAAGCTTCAATCTCTATTTGTTCAAGACTGTGAAAATCTTGTGAATATCTTTGAATCTAATATGCTAACAAGATTCCAAAGTCTAGAGAGACTTAAAGTATATCATTGTGGTTCACTACAAGAAGTATTTGAACTTCAAAGGCACAATGTTAGAGAATCACATGTTGTGACAACCATTCCGTTGAAAAGTTTGAGATTGCGTCGTCTGCCGAAAATGAAGCAGGTATGGAATAAGGATCCCCAAGGAATTTTCAGCTTTCAAAATCTAcaagaaatttttgtttgggaatgTGAGAGTCTGCAAAGTTTGTTCCCAGCATCTGTGGCTAGATTTCTCATGCAATTGGAGGATCTTCGGATAGAAGATTGTGGAGTGGAGGAAATTATTTCATGTGAAGAAATTGCAAAAGCAGCAGCAAGATTTGTTTTCCCTAAAGTAACTCTCCTAGTACTTCGTAAATTGCCAATGCTCAAGTGGTTTTGCCGAGGGTTGCATACTTCAAAATGGCCATTGTTGACAAAATTAGAGGTGCATGCATGTGATCAAATTGAGATATTTgcttcaaaaattttgaactttcaaGAAACAGTTGAACAAAGCGACTTAGGGACTTCCATTCAACAACCCCTTTTCTTGGTTGAAGAG ggTACATTATTCCCTAACTTGGAGGTTTTGACATTGAGTGGAGATTTCAAGATGAAGGAGATACAATGTGGCCAACTTTTGGAAGAGAGcttttacaaattaaaagaCCTTTGCATAGCTGGCTATCTAGCTGtttctgattggattaattttctaaaaagattACATAGTTTGGAGAAACTTTTTGTGAGGCAGACTTCTTGGGAAGAAATATTCCCATATGAAGAACTTTTTGATCAGGAAAATAATGCTACAATACTCGCACAACTACGAGAACTAGAGCTATATGAACTACCAACGCTGACACATTTATGGAAAGAAGTCACCCAACCAAGCCCAATTTTGTATAATCTGGAAAATCTAATAGTGTCATTTTGtgacaaattgaaaattttagtacCATCATCAATATCTTTCCAAAATTTGACAAATCTGGAAATACTGGAATGTCATGGATTGATTAATTTAGTTACATCATCAACAGCCAAAAGTTTGGTACAGCTCAAAAAAATGAGTGTAAGTCAATGCGAAAGGATAACAGAAGTTGTAGTAGGGGAGGGAGGTGAAGTGAGTGAGGTGATTACTTTCACCCAGTTGATATACTTAAAACTTGATTCCTTGCCAAACCTTGCAAGCTTTTGCTCTGAAAGTTATTCTTTCAATTTCCCATCTTTGGAAGAAGTAATTGTGAGGCAGTGCCTTGAAATGAAGACTTTCTCTTATGGACCTCTAGGGACACCAAAGCTCAAAAGAGTACAAGCAACACAAGAAGATGAATGGCATTGGAAGGGTGACTTGAATACTACCATACATTGGTTCACACAATAG